Part of the Marasmius oreades isolate 03SP1 chromosome 5, whole genome shotgun sequence genome is shown below.
CATGTTATTGGAGAACCTGGGGTCTTCAGGATTGGCCGACCGGTTGATTGTAGAGAACATCCTTATTATATCCACAAATGAACTTTCGGGCGCTGACACGGCCAGATCCACAAGATTGTATGCAATAGCAGCTTCGACGGTTGGTTCTGCGGAACGCAACCGTTGCAGCAGCATAGAGATAGTCAGCCGTGTAACCTGCTTGACTTGAGCTTGGAGCCAGCGAAAGTAGAAGAGTTCACAGACCTCTTCGGAATCAAATTCAAGTGCGAGTTTCGTTACGACTGAGATGGTGGTGATTCCAACAAGTCGTCTTTCACCTTCAGATAGACCACCTACGGAATCCGTGGATAGGATAGAGGACCGATCAACAGAACTCCGAAGGGGGTTATTCATGGCGTGCGACGCGTTTGAGTCTGAGATTTCCTTGCTTGTGGCAGCAATATAATTGAGAAGGGAGTACATGTTAGACATGATGAGGTCGTCCCCGGGAGCCTTCTTGTCGGAGGGTCAGTCATCCAGTATAGACATTGAAGTCGACGCCTTACCTTGATGGATAACGCCAAGCATTTTGCGGCGGCAGCGAGCGGAGGGGGGGCTCGAGATTCTGCtgcaaactcaaactcaaagAGAGGCACGGGCGAAGTGACAAATCGTCGTAAGTGAGATGCCATTTGGGGTGCGATGTCTGGAAAGCTACCCCAGAATGAATGAGAGGATTGCGAGAAACAGTGTTTGACGACTTACTTCTGAACGAGGATCGTAGCGGCTTTCAAAGCTGCTTCCTGGACTAGATGATCACAGATGGGAGATTTATCACTAAGGAGAAACAGCATTCGAGGGTACAGCTTGTCATTAATTTCCTTGAGGACCACCGAACAGATGGTAGCCAGTTTCTATATTCACTCAGTAAAACGGATAAGAGTACGAATGGAGTACGTACCAAGCTCTCGGACATAGTTTCCCATGTGTATGTATCGATCGATGGCTCAGTGTCCATCTCCTCAACCTGCATCAGCAGATCGTTAAAGCATTGCATGCTATAATTGATCGCTTTCTTCAGGGCTTCGACTACATTCTCCCTTGGAGATTCGATTTCGACTGCAGCTTTACGCATGAGTGAGTTCCAAGCCTTATTAGCAGCTGCGGCTTCTGAGTTCCTGTCGGTGAAAGCAGTAGCAGGTGGAGCAAGTACTTGCGCCAAGATCGTCCATGAGGTTTCGATGATGCAACACACAATAAAATATCCACTAAGAGGACGTCCACAAGATATGTAGCGAGTCATGAACGTCTGGGCGAACTGTAATGTTTCTGCATCTTCGCCATCTTCGTCCTCGGACTGAATGATGTCGACTAGTAGAGTGTTCAATCGATCGACGACATTGGGTTCGCATATAGCATTGAGGGGTGTAAAGAGCTTTCCCCATTGATCAAGTGTCCAACCGAAGTATCTGGAGCTTATTGCACGATAGAAACCATGCAGAGCGGGCATAAGTTGGGTGAGCGTGTCAAGCGCTATAAAGCAGGTCAAAGGATTGGATATGAACGAGAAAAGTAAAAAGTAAACTCACCGTCATATGCTTTAATCTTCTCGACAACGCCATGAATGAATGCTACTATAGCATCTGTGGTAGCATCGCTGTACTCTTTATGCGTGCGGGAGATTCTAAGGAGCGCCGAAATGGTCGAATATACCAATTGGTCAGGAAGTGCCCAATCTGTCGAATACTTTTAGGACTCCATCCAAGCAGATTTATTAGTGCTGTTTACTTACCTTCCCAGGAGAGACTCTTGTCGAAGTCGACATTGGGGATGTCTCGAAGGATGTCAATGAGAATCGGCATCAGGGTATCAACAGCCTCGGTAATATGAGATTCAGAAAAATTGGAAACAAGTTCTCCGAAGGCAATATTGCAGTGTGCCCGAGACGCTGGCTATCATGCCATGTAGCTTAACGTTGCAGAACAGAGGAGGGTTCTGCATACCATGAAAACCTTCTGAAGTTCCTCTCCAGCTATGATACCATTCATATCTGCGTCCTTTATTCCCGTCACCGAATCTCGAGTTTGAACTGTGGAAGTGATGGCCGAATTGACATATCGAATATCTTCTGCAGTTTCGCCGACATTGGCGGCAATGTCGTTCAAAATTCTCTGATGTATATTGAGCTCCAGGCTTGTAGAAGAATGCACTGAGATCAAGATTAGATTTATTGAGCGGAAGGACATACCAATCCATCGGTGTCAAGGTTGTCGCTGATCAAGAACAGGCGTCACTTCGGGAATTTCGGTCGCACAGTGACCTCTCAAAGACACGGTCACGCACGACGTGGTGGACTAGGCGCGAGCTCGCGTTTCTCCAACAGACCATCACCAAAGTCCTTGTCAAGAAAAAGGACGGGAAATTGTTGATTGCGTCCGGTTCGAAAATGCCGAAAGTATCAGGTATATGACTCATGAATACCGAAAACCAAGATCTCTTGTAATTGTTCTCCAGAAGCGGCTCAGGAAACGCAGAGGACAAGACCTCCGAGGGTAGCAGCACCAGCAGTATCCTTCTGTAATAagaatgaggaggaggaggagatccTCGGAGTAGTACTTGACGAGATTCGAGTCcaagaagaggacgaagacGACTTGTGAGGTATTTCTGTTCTCACTGTGGCTCCCTCTTCTGATCTATACACGTTACGGACAGTGCCGGCATAGGCAGACTTCTCAAGGATTTGTACAGTACGCTCATGATAACACCATTCTCACTCTCAGATAATCACGTTTACCGGGAATCTAATCAACAGAGCGTCAAGCCAAGAAAACTACCCTTGCCAATGCTGCTTATGAAAATCAGAAAAAGGCCATCTACACTGCAGGGCGCCACCTGGCTCAAGAAATCGTCCGAGACGCGGTCCGACAGCTGTATGTTTCTAGATTCTTGAGTTTGTCTTTGCTCATTTGGTTGCAGCGACAACGTTGAAGAGTCTCTACTCGAAATGAAGAAACGCGAGTGGTCATACGAACGATACGTTGCTGATATCATTCCCCTATGGAACGAACAAGATGTTGGCAGTTTTATGTTCCTGATACGCTCACTGACATACTATATATATAGGCATTGATCAACCAACTCCTGGATACGTATGATCATCCCTTGGATGATGTATTCCCAAATCGAGCAGAAACCATCGCCTCCGCTGAACAAACACGTTTGTCATGCCTCGTTTGATAACTGTACAGACGGATCTGAACCTTCGCCAGTCAAGGAGAATCCTGCTCGGAGGAAGAAGGCCCTCGAACAGTTTTTAGGTAAAGCGCGTGAGCAACTCGAAGAAAGTTGTAGAAACAAAGAGGTGTGTCTTGATTTGTAACCCGGACGTCCTCGCATATATCCACTAATACTGAATAGGCTGCCACGGACGCATCAAAACTGATTAAACACTACAAGGCTTTGCTCCTTGCTTAAACTTGTTGCTTGCTCCGATCTGCTGGACTTTGCTGGTATCCGCCGTCTAAGAATTTCAAGTGAATGCGCTCCGTTTCCTGCTACGATGTATACAATTCTGTAATGTACAAAAACTTGAAGAATTAGAATCTCGCCTTGTCAATTCACTTCGTCACAACAATGACCCATTTAGTCAACAAACCACTTTCATGGAGCCCTGCTTCCCAAACTAGCCTCAACCTGTGCTCTCGCCACGATCTCTCTCCGTGCCGTTCAAGAAATCTAATCCTGGATGAGTTTTTTTCGACGAGATCATTCTCCGCTGCATATAGCTTTTGGGCATGCGCTTCTGAATCGTTTGTAACAGAGAGGATCTTCACGTCCCGAAAGCCGGAGATGTAAGAAATAATATGGTCAAGCGAGGAGAACAGGGGAGTAGCAGTGTAATTTCTAGTGATGTACGGAACCgcggagaagaggaagctcTCAGACATGAAACGAACGCAGGGGTTGCGAGCAGTAAAGATAATGTTGGCCCTTTCGGTGCACAGACCACTAAGAAATGCCGAGAGAGTAGTTTCGATGTCTTGCTGCGGAACAGAATCGAGTAACACCGTCTGTTGCGGGCTTTCTTGCACTGTGCGTAGATATGTCGATCCGTAACAAGTGGATTTGAAAACGTGGATGAACTCACCGTTGAGGGATCCTGCTCTGGTTTCTATATGTGAAGAATAGACCCACTTCAACACGCGGACCTTCCATTGTATCCCAGAGTGGGGTAATACTCCTCCACACCGTCCGCCCATGAGCTGATCACGAAAAAGTGCCTGGAGGAGCATAGGATTCCGGAGTTCAATGGTACCGGAGAGTATTCCCTCGAGAAAGGATGGAAGGTCCATAGTCAATCCTGTACGAGTGAAGGATGCAAATCGAGGATCGAACTTCGAGGAATGCGTGGGAACAATGAATGAACGCAAAGCTGAAAGTCTAAGATGAGGTCGAGCATTCTTGGAAGTTTTACTAGTTTTTCTCCCTAAAACGACTAAACAAACACCAAAGAAAGCGGTGAGAAATACGAGGAAGCCTAGGAAAAGGTTATCGTTCGGGAGAGATTGTAGTTGACTCTTGGATAACTGAAGATTTTGTAGAGCCGAAGAGTAGTGAGCTTCGAGAGATGAAACAGCCCGTTTGATCGATATTTGGACTTCGAAAAGGACTTTTGACGCTAATACAGAGAATCTTTCTGCAGAAGAGCGATCAGCCATCGTGGCGCCGGCAAATGTAGGAAGAGGCCACGTGCTCCCAAAGTTTTTCAAGTGACTTCGACGAACGTCACCAAGTTGTTTGCTCATGAGCACCCAACATGCTGAAGGCTCTTCCTCCAACCCACTAACGTCAACCACAACCAAAAAATCCGGTATACGAACAGCCCTCAGATATACTGGAATCCCACCGTCATGGCTCGACAAACGCCCCAAACTACCATCTCGAAATTGGCTCATATTTCTCTCCGTCACGTCCAGTATCACAGGTTATTACATCTACGACAGACGACAGTGTAAACGTATCAGACAAGAATATGTGGAGAAGGTGAAGCACATATCAGAGGAAACCACTGATCACTTCTCGTGGCCACGAAAGGTCACGGTTTACGCTGCACGCTGGCCAGGAGACGAGGATTGGGATCAATGCATGAGGTACTTTCGGAAGTACGTCAAGGTCGGGGCTCAGCTCCTCTTTTGTGATTTCAGTACTCAACCCCACTTGTATAAAGCCTATCTTCGTTGCTGCCGCGATAGACTATGAAATGATCACTGGCAAAAGACACGGAGACTTAACGGATCGCATCGCTGAAGAAATCTGCAAGTCGCGTCGTTTAGACGTTGGACTGGACCCCGCACCATCTCCAGATGCATTCCCACCCAACTATCCGTTTCGCTCACTTGCTCAGCTTCGACAGCAAAGATTGGAAGGCGGCATTGTCATTGTTGGACGGTCGACTTGGAAGGAGTTTATGGCCGGATTGAAAAAAGGCTGGGCTGAGGGACTTGAGAACGTTGACCACGAGGAAGCACTCTCACAGGAGCTGGAGATGGATGGGAGATTTGACGAGCCTGATGAAGTCCCGAAGGACCCAGGAAACGTCGAACCGGAGAATTCTACTACATCTTCATCATTGACACCTTTCACGGCCGGTACTCCGCCCATTGCTGCGCTCCAGTATCGTTTACCAATACAAGCCCAAAAACAAGCCTCATCGTTGACTTCTAGATCTAATTCGAAAATCACCGAAGCCTTGAATACACCTACAACATCCATACCCCTTCTTCCTCCCATCCTCTTCGTTCCCTTCACAAATTATCTTGGATTCTCACAAATCCCGTATATGATCTGGGACTTTTTCAATGAACGTCGCAAAGTTAAATCTGGAGCTGAAGCAGGCTACCGTCTGGTTATGAACTGCACACGCCCTTTCGATCCCCCTCCACCAGAACCAAAATCTCTTTTCGACGACATAGCCTCCAACTCTTCACGAGTACCTAAAGGTGACCTGGATTTGGGAAAGGAGGTCGAGGTCTTCTATCGCAGTTCCTTGTCAACCATGCACGATGATATAGAGAAGGAGCGGAAGAAGTACTATGACGCGCTACCTGCCAAGCTGGAAACTGCCAGAGCAATCGCACGCGGTCTGAGGGAGCCTAACAAGGAGGAGTTAGAAAACCCACCAAAGACTGAGGTCGAACTCAGAGCGGAGAgaatgaagaaggagaagagatgGAGAGCAGATGCAAAGGGGTGGGATATCGTCAAACCCGACAGTGATGTGGCATATGACGAGAGGCTCAATGATGCGTTGAGGATGTTTGTGGACCCATGAGAGGATGCTCGCTGCTCTTCCCGACATTCATTTAGAAATTCCATATATGGGTAATATTGCGATAATCTTGCTATGGTACATTTCGCTTGAAGAAACGATTACATAGATTCGACTTCTAGCGGACTTCTGGACTACATGGCTAAACGTTTTTGAAAGCATCCGCCTCTCCATCAAAACCATTGCCGACGACTGAGAAGTTGAACTACAGCTTCACTGTATGAGCTAGGGCATAACTTCCGCTCCGAAGACGCTTGTCAGAGAGCCAGACACCTCTAAGCCATGTGCCCGTTACCAATCAAAGCAGTAATCCTGTTATCAAACCCCTCAATTCTGATAGGCATTTCTGGGGTGTGAAAGGGATTCTTCATGACCGCATCTGCATACACATCATATACTTTCTGCAACGTTACATCTGCAGATGGTTCAGCGAGCGATGAAAGCAATACGAACTTCGTGCCTACGAAATTTCCAGTCAGTACAACTCTACGGATCGAATGAATAATGGGGTACCCGTCAAAGTAAGAAGGATGTTCATCTTGAATGTTTCTCCTTCAATCACTTGAGCACCAGAGCTAGCACCTGGTATGGGTGACAATCTACTGGTAATGGCGTGAATACCATGGAGAGTACCAGCAAGGACAAGATATTCGTTTGAAGTAAGTTGTGCGAGGCCGTCTTGACAGAAAACATGGGTCAACGTCGGTAGCTGGTACCATGGCTGGGATGTTTAATTCAATGCAGACCTGCGAAGTTGCGCTGATAAACAAGACCTCCCGCTTTATTGATTACCTGGAAGTGAAAAATGAAATGAGATAGAGAAATTAATGGGCTAGAATGAAGGTTACCCAGAGACCGAAAATGGCCATCGTGGCCCGAAGTCAAGCCTAGTTATTGATATCATCTCGAAACGTGTCGCCCGCCACTACAGGCTACACATAGGGCCTCAACATGCTCGGATTTGCCCACAGCCTGCCATTAAGTCTCTTATCCTTCCTACTCATCTCCCCAATCCCAACATGGCAAGCGTCTCTAGGCCCACGAGAATTCACTGAACTTTCCTCTTCTCAAATTTACACTCTAATACATACCACCGATCCAGTGAAGAATATCGACCCTTCAAATCCCTCCTCACATCTCTCGAAAATATTAATTCCTCGCGCCCGTGTGTTTTCCTGCCTAAATTCTCGTTACAACGAAAGGAGATTGACAATGTGTTACAGCGGATACCGAGAACAACACTCTAGTCCGAAGTcatatcatctctaccctcaaGGGTTTAGATTGGCATATAGAAGAGGATGAATTCACAGACGATACACCCATTGGTCAGAAACGCTTCACAAACGTGATCGCTACGAAAGACCCAGCGGCCACGAAGCGGGTCATTCTCGCTGCTCATTTCGACTCAAAGTATTTTTCAAACTATCCTATGAACCAAGTACGCGGACATGTTGCCAGTGACGATCGAAATTAACAGAGAATATCCACTAGTTTGTTGGTGCAACCGACTCCGCAGCGCCATGTGCGATGATGCTAGACCTGGCAGAGGCCTTGAACCCACTATTAGAGGAACGAAGTAAGAGGTtagaagatggagaagaggACGACGAGGACGTAGCGGATACGACTCTCCAGCTTGTGTTCTTCGATGGAGAGGAAGCGTTCTTTGATTGGACGAACACGGATTCAATATATGGTGCCAGGTAAGTTCCCATTTACCTCGAGGCTCTCGATGCTTTCCAATACTTTGAAGGCATTTAGCTGAAAAATGGCACACGAGCTACACACTCCCCAACACGAAACGACGTTTATTAGGCCCACACACCACAGAACTTGGCTCGATAGAACATCTCATTCTTCTCGACCTTCTCGGCGCCCCTGAACCGCGTATCAGGTCATTTTTCCCTGATACTGCCTGGCTTTTTGATACTTTATCATCCGCGGAAACACGCCTTGGAAATAGTGGAGCTTTCGAGTACgacaaggatgggaagacgGACGGACGACCTGAAATTCAAACATGGAAAAGCTTCTTTGTGAAAAGACAAGGACACCCGACTACGTTTGGTTATATTGGCGACGACCATGTTCCTTTCCTCCAGAAGGGAGTGCCCATTCTTCACCTCATTGCAGAGCCCTTCCCAAGGGTTTGGCATAGAATAGAAGTACGGCTTGTTGTTGCTCAGTACCTGACTTCTGATTCacatttcttctcttcagGACAACGCAGATGCGCTTGACATACCCACGATGCGAAGATGGAACCTCATTCTTCGGGTTTTCATGTCAGAATACCTCAACTTGCGACCACCTGAGACGCATCCAAGAGAGGAATACCAAGACAATGTTCAACGCTCGGTATCTGAGCTCGTAGGTCTTTCGTTGGCGAGACTTTCGGGGACTTACTGACGTTCTGGAGCTTTGATCTTTTTTGAGGGTAGTGAACTTCGGTAAACTTATGGGTATTTACTCTATGATGTACGGGCGACAATTCGAAGCTTTTTCTCTGCTAACCACGGGGCGAAACAAAAAAACACGTTTTGTGGTACATTATCATGGATTACGGCGGTGTGCTACTGTTTCAGATCAATAATGCACCTATTTGGCATCAGTTTGGTTTTCCATACGTCCCAATTCTTCCAAAGCTTTTAGAATGCAATCCACTGCAATCAATCCAAAACTATGCCCGCCGAAGCCCTCACGCGCCCCGCTCAATACCGCCCTCTTCAGACTGAAATCCCACGCCCACCAGGCCCGTTCTAGAGTATAGAGAGCCTGTCCACGGTCATCCAGATCCCTATCAGGACAAGTCGACAAAATCCTCGCAACCTCTTTAACCAGCGTGCTGGCATGCGTCTTCATCCGGAACATTCTATCCTTTCTCCACCTGTTTTGTGAACATTTGGCTAGAATGGTACCCGTCACTACCTCGGCCTCCAATAGTGTCACGCCGGGAGTATTGCTAAGAGTATGTGTAGCGCAAATATACCGAAGCTCATCCTGATACTTGGAGAATATATTATCCATCTCCGGATCTTTTGAGCTATCGGGGTCGACATAAGGAAAAAGGTATCCTTGTACTCTGTTC
Proteins encoded:
- a CDS encoding uncharacterized protein (MEROPS:MER0015095), giving the protein MLGFAHSLPLSLLSFLLISPIPTWQASLGPREFTELSSSQIYTLIHTTDPVKNIDPSNPSSHLSKILIPRAPDTENNTLVRSHIISTLKGLDWHIEEDEFTDDTPIGQKRFTNVIATKDPAATKRVILAAHFDSKYFSNYPMNQFVGATDSAAPCAMMLDLAEALNPLLEERSKRLEDGEEDDEDVADTTLQLVFFDGEEAFFDWTNTDSIYGARHLAEKWHTSYTLPNTKRRLLGPHTTELGSIEHLILLDLLGAPEPRIRSFFPDTAWLFDTLSSAETRLGNSGAFEYDKDGKTDGRPEIQTWKSFFVKRQGHPTTFGYIGDDHVPFLQKGVPILHLIAEPFPRVWHRIEDNADALDIPTMRRWNLILRVFMSEYLNLRPPETHPREEYQDNVQRSVSEL
- a CDS encoding uncharacterized protein (MEROPS:MER0015095) translates to MLGFAHSLPLSLLSFLLISPIPTWQASLGPREFTELSSSQIYTLIHTTDPVKNIDPSNPSSHLSKILIPRAPDTENNTLVRSHIISTLKGLDWHIEEDEFTDDTPIGQKRFTNVIATKDPAATKRVILAAHFDSKYFSNYPMNQFVGATDSAAPCAMMLDLAEALNPLLEERSKRLEDGEEDDEDVADTTLQLVFFDGEEAFFDWTNTDSIYGARHLAEKWHTSYTLPNTKRRLLGPHTTELGSIEHLILLDLLGAPEPRIRSFFPDTAWLFDTLSSAETRLGNSGAFEYDKDGKTDGRPEIQTWKSFFVKRQGHPTTFGYIGDDHVPFLQKGVPILHLIAEPFPRVWHRIEDNADALDIPTMRRWNLILRVFMSEYLNLRPPETHPREEYQDNVQRSVSELL
- a CDS encoding uncharacterized protein (BUSCO:EOG09263XVS), which codes for MSTQHAEGSSSNPLTSTTTKKSGIRTALRYTGIPPSWLDKRPKLPSRNWLIFLSVTSSITGYYIYDRRQCKRIRQEYVEKVKHISEETTDHFSWPRKVTVYAARWPGDEDWDQCMRYFRKYVKPIFVAAAIDYEMITGKRHGDLTDRIAEEICKSRRLDVGLDPAPSPDAFPPNYPFRSLAQLRQQRLEGGIVIVGRSTWKEFMAGLKKGWAEGLENVDHEEALSQELEMDGRFDEPDEVPKDPGNVEPENSTTSSSLTPFTAGTPPIAALQYRLPIQAQKQASSLTSRSNSKITEALNTPTTSIPLLPPILFVPFTNYLGFSQIPYMIWDFFNERRKVKSGAEAGYRLVMNCTRPFDPPPPEPKSLFDDIASNSSRVPKGDLDLGKEVEVFYRSSLSTMHDDIEKERKKYYDALPAKLETARAIARGLREPNKEELENPPKTEVELRAERMKKEKRWRADAKGWDIVKPDSDVAYDERLNDALRMFVDP
- a CDS encoding uncharacterized protein (BUSCO:EOG09265822), whose amino-acid sequence is MAIFGLWVINKAGGLVYQRNFADGLAQLTSNEYLVLAGTLHGIHAITSRLSPIPGASSGAQVIEGETFKMNILLTLTGTKFVLLSSLAEPSADVTLQKVYDVYADAVMKNPFHTPEMPIRIEGFDNRITALIGNGHMA